The genomic window TTTTGCATAATTTAAATATTTTTCTAAAAGTATAAAAATCTATTGAATAAATTTATACAATTTATATATTATCCTACATCAGCAAATAATAAAAGGGAATTATTATGTACATGCTTGAATATCTTGCTTTTGGGGTGGGATTTTTGTTCGTATGGCTTGGTATCAAGTTTTTGAAGCAAATTTATTGTCTTTTTTGTGAGTTTATTCTTCCAAAAAAAGAATCCGATACTCCAGGATACTGGATGGGGGTTTATTTTGAGAAGATGAGATATGACAAAAAAAACTAAATCCCATCTATTATATGGCAAAGGAAGTTGTTTACCTTTGTCTTTTTTTGTATATTTTATACAATAGCTATTTTACATGTTTTCTGCTTCCCATTTTATTAACTTTAAAAACATTGTAATAACTCAATCTCTTATGGAGTCTTCAAAATCTTCATTAAGATTTCAGTTAGCATAGTATGATTTTGTAGGTGTGTTGTTGGATGTTAATCAGTTGTATAAAACTGCTTGCAACCTGAGACTTCTTAGGTCATAGTTATCGTATTCAACTGTAAGCTCTCTTTCTCAATAATGCTCTCTTAGCATTGGGTTTGTTTGGTAATATCTTTGTTTGCTTTTAGAAAAATCAATGAAATCATTTATTTTTTCTTCTAATTCATTTTTAGTTATTTCTCCAGGCGTATAGTCAATTGATAATATTTGAAATGGTCAGTCTCAATTTTCAGGATTTTCCATACGACAATTTGACTCTCTAAACCATGTTGCAACTATAAATGCTGTTGGGAAGTTTCTCTCTTTTGCTATCTGATCGACAAATTCATAATGTTCAAGACATTTTTGTGGTATGTTATCTACTCAAGAAGTTATTTCTTGTCAGTATTTTTTGAAAAAGTCTATTTTGTCTTCTATTCATTCTTGTCTACTTGATATTTTATCATTTATTCATTCTTTGATATTATCAAATGCATAACTAAAAAATTTGTTATTGTTGCGAAACCTTATGCTAGCTAATCTAAATCTTTCTGAAATGTCTTTGAGTCTTGTTGTGCTTTTTGTTTCAAGTTGATTTAATACATATCTTTTTGCATTTTCTATTTCTAAAAGTTCTTCTTGACTTGGAGAGTATTCTTCTTGTGTTGAAGAGTCATCTTCTTTTTTAGTTTTTCTTTCTTTGATTTTTTTATCAAGTGCTTTTTTGATTTGTTTTAATGCGTATTTTTTGTCTTCACTTAAATTTGAGCTTTGTTTGGTTGTACTAATTTTTTGAGAGATATTTTCTATTTGTTTTGTGGTTTTGTCTCATGCCTTATTAATAAATGAGTTAACTGTTTGATTGACTTCTTCTTGTCGTTGTTGTGTAGGATTATAATTAGCATGCCCTACAATTAAAACTCAAGATATTATAATAATTATTATGGATATTATTTTCATTTTAATCTAGAAAAAATAAATTGAAACATGATAATAAAGAAAAAAAAATAAAAATCAATTTTATGTATTTAAATAGTACAAAATAACTTTTAAGTATTTTATAAATTTAGAAATGTCAATCATTAATTTTCAACAATGTTTTGACATTTCTTGTGTTTTGATTATATAGTAATTGTCTACTTTTTCTACTTATATAGTAGAAAATATGTTGAAAACTAAATAAAATATTATGGAAAGACATAAACCTGTGCTTGTTGAAGAAGTTTTTTCTTTTGTCCCTGAAAAAGCTAAAATATTGGTAGATGGGACTTTGTGACATTGATGACACACTCAGTATATTCTTGAAAATATTGAACATAATAGTATAGAAAAAATTTATGGGATTGATGTGGATAGTAAAGTTTTGTGAAGAGCAAGAGAAAACTTATTTGGATACGAAAAAAAACTTGTCTTTACAAATGATTCATATTCAAATATAGATAAAATCTTAAATCCTAATAGTGTTGACTTCATATTGCTTGATTTGGGAGTAAATATGGAGCACTTTAAAGATTTTGATAGAGGGTTTTCAATAAAGGAGAATTCATATTTGGATATGACATTTGATGGAAGTAAAAATACGGCAGCTAATTTTATAAATACTGCTTCAACAGATACTATTGCAAGTATGCTTCATGACTTTGGGGATTTTAGCTATAAATTTTCCCAGGCTATTGCAGATACAATAATACAAAAAAGAAAAATTAAGCCAATAAATACAACTTTTGAACTTATAGATATTTTGAAAGAGTTTAGATTTTGACAAAAAAAGATTGCTGTGGTCTTTCAATGTATAAGAATAAAAGTAAACTTAGAATTAGAAAAATTGAAAACCTTTTTGGATAAACTTCCATATATATTATCAAAATGATGAGTTTGTGCGATAATAACATATCATAGTATAGAAGATAGAATTGTAAAATTTGCATTCAAGGATTATTCAAAAAATTGATTTCAATTAATAAACAAAAAAGTAATAAAACCATCTTGGGAAGAAATAAGTAATAATAAGGCTGCTAGAAGTGCAAAGCTAAGATGAATAAAACTTTTATAAACTATAATAAAAAAATATGAAAAAAGTTGTTTTCCTAAATAATTTATCTAAGCAGTACAATAACATAAGACAAAAAGTAAAGAAAAATTATAGAATGATAGATTGAATTAAGCTTTTTATTACTGTATGAATATTTGTGTTAACTGTGTGAGCTTACTGATACTTTGTAAACGTTAGTTCCACTAAATGATACTTTCTAAGAGAAGAAGAGAGAAAACTTAACGATGCAGAGTTTTCTCATAGTATAGCTCGTCTTGATGTATTGGAAAAAGAAAGACAAATACGGAGAGATATTCAGGAGGATTCAATATTTAATCAAGATAATATATGAAGACAGCCTCAAGGGCTTTCTGTACATGATAGGGTTATACATATACAACCAGAGGTTCAGCTTACTCATAATTAAGAAAAAATATTGAAAAAATTCAAAAAATAATTATACATAAAGCTACTCATCACTTGAGTAGTTTTTTTTTATATTATAAATATGGGTGGAATAATGAGTACTGTAGTAACTATAATTAGTCTTATTTCTATGATAGCTGTTTTGTTGGTGGTTGTTGCTTCTCTTTTGGTTGTGTTTTCTCCTGATACTCATAAAATTACAAAAGATTTGAGATCAAAAGCTGAGGAATATGCAAAAAAATAGGGTCTTGGGTACTTTAGCCTAAAGAAGAAGTAAAATTTTTACATAATTTCATTAGTTGTTTATATTTATTTTGTTTCAATAATCAACAATTAAATCTCCATTCACATTCTTTTAGGTATATATCATAATATTCCTTTTTGATTCAGTTAAATTTAGCCAATCTTCTTTTACAATAGCTTCGAAAACTTTCTATTCAATTTATATGTTGTTTTCATCTAGCAAACTCATTATTACTATGTTTAACTCTATAGTGTTTCTTGTATCATAAGTCTACTAATCAATCATAGCTTTTCCAGTAGTCTGTGTTTATCTTGCTGTTCTCTAAACTTACTTTATCTCTTATAATTGGTATTAAAGTTTCTGCTGAACAATCAGGAACTATACGCACATAAACTTCTCACTCTCTCTTCAATAGTCATAAAATCTTAATTTTTCAACTAGCTCAACGTCATCTTTTTCACCTAACTCTTCTAGCTCCAAAGTAGCTCTCATCTATCTCTACTACTCATCATCGTATCTCTAAATCTGTTTCTTTACTATGGTTGTATATTACTTCTCTAAAGTATTTATACCACCTATTTACTGTTTTTCTTTCAATATTTAATAAATTACTTGTTGTTGAAGCAGTCAAATCTTCACAAAATAGCTTCATAATTTGTCTTGTTTTTTGTACACTCAAATGGCTATTTTTTCTATAAGGGTTTTTCATAGTTATGACCTAGTATAATTAATTTCTTTTTGCTTTCAAGTACTCTAGACCTCAAAATATAACATGGATGTTAAAGTATTTGTGGCTATTGTAGGTGTGGTTTCAGTTATTTTAATACAATTGGTGCAAGTAATATTGTCAAATGTGTTATTAGCTTTTTTCTGACCTGAGGTTCCTACAGAAATGCCAGAGCAATAATAAACTAAAACATACTAAAAATAGGAGATTTCTCTCCTATTTTTTTATAAATTTTGAAATTTCATTTCTAAGTTGATGATGTGTTTTTATATTTACTATTTTTTGTTTGAAATCCTTGCTATTTGGTAGTCATTTTAAATAAGCAAATAAATGCTTCCTAAATTCTATAGGTGATTTAAGCTTGTTGTTATCTTTTTTTAATAGATTTTGTTTTTCTTTTTGAATTCCTTGCTCTTTGATTGTTGGTAAGTATTTATTTCATTTGTATTTTTCAAAAATACTTTCTAATGAACACATCTCATCAAGATGTTCTAATATTGTTTCTAGTATCTCATTGTAGTTGGGGGTGGTGTTTGTAAATATCCATGGATTTCATATGCTAGCTTGTCATATCATTATCCCATCCAAATTACCTATTTTTTCTTTTGCTTTTGCATAACTGTCTATTCATCAGTTTCCAAAAATTTTGCATCAAAAGTTAGAGTTTTGTCTGATTTCATATATAGTTTCTCGATCTACATCCCCAGAATGAGCTTGTTTAAAAGTTCTTCAATGAACTGTTATTAGGTTGCAAAAATTAGAAGCCTCAATAATAAATTTTTTTTGTGAATTTATGTCATATTTGTCTACTCATATTCTTGTTTTGATACTAAAGGGAGAGTTTATCTTTCTTGATATTTTTTGTATAAGTTTTAGGGTTTTTTCTTTTTCATAAAGCATTCATGCTCAACCTCCAGATGACACTACCTTGGGAGAAGGACATCAAATATTTAGTTCCAATCAGGAAAAATTATAGTTTTTGTCTATATCTTCAAATGTTTCCAAGAGTTCATACTCATCTCATCAGTATATTTGTGCTGTAAGATTTTTTTCTTGGGTTGTGTTAAGTATGTGTTTGTAAACTCATTCAGGATTGCGAATATATCCACTTGCATTCATAAATTCTGTGAACAGGAAAAACTCATCGGTTTTTTGTGTTTGTTGCTCAAAAACTTTCTGACAAATTCTTCTATAAGCACTATCTGTAATTCAATCCATAGGAGCAAGTGCAAGATTCATAACTTTAAATAAAAAATAAATTAATTTTTAGTTTGTGTTTCAAATTATAGTAATTGTAATATATAATACTTATTGGTTATAAACTTAATGTATCTGATTTTCAAGTCTATATTACAAAAAACTATTGATTAAATATATGCAATTTGTATACTTGATTAAATTTAAGCTTTTAAAACATAAAATATATAAAAAATGAAAAAATCAAGTAGTATTTTGATTATTTTGTTTTGATTATTTAGTTTTTCTTTTGGTCATGAGTATATAAACACTCAAATAGACTGAAAAAATGTTCAGTTATTGCAAGTAGACTTGTCTTCTGAATATAAAGTAGTAACTTCTCTCTCTCAAGATTGAGATAGCCTTGAAACTTTAGTTGATAATGTTTGAGGGGTTTCTGGAGTGAATTGAGTTTATTTTTGTCCTGATGATTACTCTGAGTGTGATGGAAATTATACTCATACTTATAGGGTTTATGAATGACAACATGAATCTAAATATTGAGAAGACTTGTGAGCAAGATGACTTTTTGGATTTGATGATAATTGATTACCGCTTATGATATTGAATAATTATGGTTATGTTGATTGAATTGACAGAAATTTCAATGAAAACAAATTTGAAAAGCTTCAATATTGACTTGCAAACTATCCTGTGCTTATGCTGAATTGAGAAAATGTTGTAAATGAAAGCAAAGATATTATGGACGACAAGATGACTACACCCTGAACAAAATCTTTTATTTGTTCTACAAACAATCAGGAGGAGGTAATTATGTGAACTGTATCGGATGTGAATATTGAGTGATTGGCAGATTTTGTTGATGAGTCTTTGGGATGTTATGATGCTATAAATTTGGATGCATGATGAAGTCTTGGAATGATGTACGAAAATGACAAAAAAATGTCTCCTTGAAGAGAAATAATGGATGCTTTTGTGGTGGTGAAGAAAGAAGATTATGATCCTGCTCAAATACAAGATTCTTCGCAAAATCAGCAACAGGATATGTGAAATTATACTATTAGATGAGATGATTTGTACTACAATCAGCAGAAAGTATATGATGTTGATTTGGATAGTTTTGAATATTTGTGAGAAGGATATTGAAAAGATGATAGTTATGTTTACTATGAAGGTGAAGCTCTCACTATTCAGTGGTGAGAAGACCCTCAAAATGTTCAACCATGATATTCTGTAGAATGGGCAGATGCTAGTACATTTGAAAAAATTTGAGACTGATATTTCAAGGATAAAAATTATATTTATAAAAACTGAGAAGCTTTGAAATGAGAAGAACTAGAAGATTATAAAGATATTCAAGAATCACAGGAAACTTCTACAAGTTTGACTCAACAGCAAATACAAACAGCAAGATGATTTATGAGAAAGCTTGATAGTATAATAGATGGGAAAGCTGCTACTAATCCTGAAAAAAGAAAACTTTACAGACAGGTATCTTCAAAAATACACAATGCAACTCAAGATTATGATAAATCAGATAGAGTAATGTTTGATTATATAAGGTATCTTTGTTATCAAAGGTATAATAGATTGTAGCCAAAAACTATTGCAATTTTGATTTCTTTTTGTACACTTTTAATCAAGTATAATATTAAATATAAAAAATGACAAATAATTCTTGATATGATGTTTTGTTGGATAAAACAAAAGAAAATCTTTGTTGGAAGGTTCAATCAATTTTTATCTTGTCTGACTGAGAGAAACAACAAATAAGTGATGCAATACAATCAACAAATGATATAGATCAACTTCACTATTATGAATATAGAATCAATACAATCTTACAAAAATCTTGAGCTGTAGCAGTCAAACTTATAGAAAATGCTTGAGAAGAAGACTTAGAAGAATTAAAGTCAATCATGGAAAAAGATATAATAAATAAACTAAACAAAGAACAAGAACAACTATCTAAACAAATGTGAGATATACAAAACCATATAAATATTTAGATTTTAAGTAATTGTAATGACAGAAAAATTTGAGTATCCAGATAGCTCACCTGAAAACCCAGAAAGTTGTGATATAGCCCAAGAAATAGAGCAGCTTGTGACAAGTTGAGAAATATCAGAAGATATGTGAAGATACTTATCAAGTTTAGCAGAAAAAAACCCTAATGCTTGTACAGCATTAAGGAATGATATAAAAGGATTGAAGTCTGATATGTGAATAGGCTAATTTTCAATAATTTCTTTGATTTTTTCTATAGCTTTTTCTTGATTGATAAAATATGGTGATGTGGCCACAGTTATCAGATCAAACTTTCAAATCATATTTTTTACTATTTTGTCTTTGGTTTTTGTATTTTCCATTCCTTCCGCCCAGAAATCAATATCAATATCCAAAATCTTAGTATTTTCGTTTTTTGGTATTTTGAAGTTTTCTAGTGAGTATGCT from Candidatus Absconditicoccus praedator includes these protein-coding regions:
- the rsmH gene encoding 16S rRNA (cytosine(1402)-N(4))-methyltransferase RsmH; protein product: MERHKPVLVEEVFSFVPEKAKILVDGTLGHGGHTQYILENIEHNSIEKIYGIDVDSKVLGRARENLFGYEKKLVFTNDSYSNIDKILNPNSVDFILLDLGVNMEHFKDFDRGFSIKENSYLDMTFDGSKNTAANFINTASTDTIASMLHDFGDFSYKFSQAIADTIIQKRKIKPINTTFELIDILKEFRFGQKKIAVVFQCIRIKVNLELEKLKTFLDKLPYILSKGGVCAIITYHSIEDRIVKFAFKDYSKNGFQLINKKVIKPSWEEISNNKAARSAKLRGIKLL
- a CDS encoding IS1595 family transposase — its product is MKNPYRKNSHLSVQKTRQIMKLFCEDLTASTTSNLLNIERKTVNRWYKYFREVIYNHSKETDLEIRGGVVEIDESYFGARRVRGKRGRGASGKIKILGLLKREGEVYVRIVPDCSAETLIPIIRDKVSLENSKINTDYWKSYDGLVDLGYKKHYRVKHSNNEFARGKQHINGIESFRSYCKRRLAKFNGIKKEYYDIYLKECEWRFNCGLLKQNKYKQLMKLCKNFTSSLG
- a CDS encoding tRNA dihydrouridine synthase, whose translation is MNLALAPMDGITDSAYRRICQKVFEQQTQKTDEFFLFTEFMNASGYIRNPEGVYKHILNTTQEKNLTAQIYGGDEYELLETFEDIDKNYNFSGLELNIGCPSPKVVSSGGGAGMLYEKEKTLKLIQKISRKINSPFSIKTRIGVDKYDINSQKKFIIEASNFCNLITVHGRTFKQAHSGDVDRETIYEIRQNSNFGCKIFGNGGIDSYAKAKEKIGNLDGIMIGQASIGNPWIFTNTTPNYNEILETILEHLDEMCSLESIFEKYKGNKYLPTIKEQGIQKEKQNLLKKDNNKLKSPIEFRKHLFAYLKGLPNSKDFKQKIVNIKTHHQLRNEISKFIKK
- a CDS encoding phosphodiester glycosidase family protein, with product MKKSSSILIILFGLFSFSFGHEYINTQIDGKNVQLLQVDLSSEYKVVTSLSQDGDSLETLVDNVGGVSGVNGVYFCPDDYSECDGNYTHTYRVYEGQHESKYGEDLGARGLFGFDDNGLPLMILNNYGYVDGIDRNFNENKFEKLQYGLANYPVLMLNGENVVNESKDIMDDKMTTPGTKSFICSTNNQEEVIMGTVSDVNIEGLADFVDESLGCYDAINLDAGGSLGMMYENDKKMSPGREIMDAFVVVKKEDYDPAQIQDSSQNQQQDMGNYTIRGDDLYYNQQKVYDVDLDSFEYLGEGYGKDDSYVYYEGEALTIQWGEDPQNVQPGYSVEWADASTFEKIGDGYFKDKNYIYKNGEALKGEELEDYKDIQESQETSTSLTQQQIQTARGFMRKLDSIIDGKAATNPEKRKLYRQVSSKIHNATQDYDKSDRVMFDYIRYLCYQRYNRL